Proteins found in one Equus przewalskii isolate Varuska chromosome 20, EquPr2, whole genome shotgun sequence genomic segment:
- the CASP14 gene encoding caspase-14 isoform X2 → MSGARLALTLCVTKAREGSEADLDALERMFQQLGFESTMKRDPTAQQFQEELEKFQQAMDAREDLVSCAFVVLMAHGVEGRLKGEDEQMVELESLFEVLNNKNCQALKARPKVYIVQACRGEQRDPGETVGSDDIMMITKDSPETIPTYTDTLHIYSTVEGYIAYRHDKEGSCFIQTLVDVFTERRGPILELLTEVTRRMAEAELVQEGRTRKVNPEIQSTLRKRLYLQ, encoded by the exons ATGTCAGGCGCCCGCTTGGCCCTGACGCTGTGCGTCACCAAAGCCCGGGAAGGTTCAGAGGCGGACCTGGATGCCCTGGAGCGCATGTTCCAGCAGCTGGGGTTTGAGAGCACCATGAAGAGGGACCCCACCGCCCAG CAATTCCAGGAAGAATTGGAAAAATTCCAGCAGGCCATGGATGCCCGGGAAGACCTCGTGAGCTGTGCTTTTGTGGTGCTCATGGCACACGGGGTGGAAGGTCGTCTCAAAGGGGAGGACGAGCAAATGGTTGAGCTGGAGAGCCTCTTCGAGGTTCTGAACAACAAGAATTGCCAAGCCCTGAAAGCCAGGCCCAAGGTGTACATCGTGCAGGCCTGTCgaggag AACAAAGGGACCCTGGTGAAACAGTAGGCTCAGATGACATCATGATGATCACAAAAGACAGTCCCGAAACCATCCCAACGTACACGGACACACTCCACATCTACTCCACCGTGGAGG GGTACATCGCCTACAGACATGACAAGGAGGGCTCCTGCTTCATCCAGACACTGGTTGATGTGTTCACAGAGAGGAGAGGCCCCATCCTGGAGCTGCTGACGGAG GTGACCCGGCGGATGGCTGAGGCAGAGCTGGTTCAGGAAGGAAGAACGAGGAAAGTGAACCCCGAAATCCAAAGCACCCTTCGGAAACGGCTTTATCTGCAGTAG
- the CASP14 gene encoding caspase-14 isoform X1 — translation MSNPRPLEEEAYDMSGARLALTLCVTKAREGSEADLDALERMFQQLGFESTMKRDPTAQQFQEELEKFQQAMDAREDLVSCAFVVLMAHGVEGRLKGEDEQMVELESLFEVLNNKNCQALKARPKVYIVQACRGEQRDPGETVGSDDIMMITKDSPETIPTYTDTLHIYSTVEGYIAYRHDKEGSCFIQTLVDVFTERRGPILELLTEVTRRMAEAELVQEGRTRKVNPEIQSTLRKRLYLQ, via the exons ATGAGCAATCCTCGGCCCTTGGAAGAG GAGGCATACGACATGTCAGGCGCCCGCTTGGCCCTGACGCTGTGCGTCACCAAAGCCCGGGAAGGTTCAGAGGCGGACCTGGATGCCCTGGAGCGCATGTTCCAGCAGCTGGGGTTTGAGAGCACCATGAAGAGGGACCCCACCGCCCAG CAATTCCAGGAAGAATTGGAAAAATTCCAGCAGGCCATGGATGCCCGGGAAGACCTCGTGAGCTGTGCTTTTGTGGTGCTCATGGCACACGGGGTGGAAGGTCGTCTCAAAGGGGAGGACGAGCAAATGGTTGAGCTGGAGAGCCTCTTCGAGGTTCTGAACAACAAGAATTGCCAAGCCCTGAAAGCCAGGCCCAAGGTGTACATCGTGCAGGCCTGTCgaggag AACAAAGGGACCCTGGTGAAACAGTAGGCTCAGATGACATCATGATGATCACAAAAGACAGTCCCGAAACCATCCCAACGTACACGGACACACTCCACATCTACTCCACCGTGGAGG GGTACATCGCCTACAGACATGACAAGGAGGGCTCCTGCTTCATCCAGACACTGGTTGATGTGTTCACAGAGAGGAGAGGCCCCATCCTGGAGCTGCTGACGGAG GTGACCCGGCGGATGGCTGAGGCAGAGCTGGTTCAGGAAGGAAGAACGAGGAAAGTGAACCCCGAAATCCAAAGCACCCTTCGGAAACGGCTTTATCTGCAGTAG